A genomic window from Silene latifolia isolate original U9 population chromosome 11, ASM4854445v1, whole genome shotgun sequence includes:
- the LOC141612610 gene encoding peroxidase 56-like produces the protein MTTFLKVFTLFAVFGMMANVGHSYPPCPNVEAISKRITEYFVYRDPTLAAGLIRMLFHDCIVRGCDASVLLDPTPSNNATEKTATPNLTLRGYEVVNAVKAALEKECPGKISCADVLSLVARDAIVAIKGPYWFVNLGRKDGKISLATDALRDIPSPFSNITTLIKNFAAVGLTPKDLTVLSGAHTIGIGHCNIIQRRLYNFTGKEDTDPKIAPGYATFLKSKCPQRVGDLISVVPMDAYTPKAFDVKYFTTVSQKAGLFSSDAALLDDSSTKSYLLSQVYSGGATFGKDFAVSMTKLIKIGGTQGEIRKTCGAVNSYY, from the exons ATGACAACATTTTTGAAGGTATTCACATTGTTTGCCGTATTCGGCATGATGGCCAATGTAGGCCATTCTTATCCTCCATGCCCCAATGTCGAGGCTATATCCAAGCGGATCACGGAGTACTTTGTTTACCGTGATCCGACTCTGGCAGCTGGCTTGATCAGAATGCTCTTCCATGACTGCATTGTTAGG GGTTGTGATGCTTCAGTTCTTTTGGATCCTACGCCTTCTAACAATGCAACGGAGAAAACCGCAACCCCAAACTTAACACTAAGAGGGTATGAGGTGGTTAATGCCGTCAAAGCAGCACTGGAAAAGGAGTGCCCTGGTAAAATATCATGCGCTGATGTACTATCATTAGTTGCTCGAGATGCCATTGTTGCG ATTAAGGGGCCATACTGGTTTGTGAATCTAGGACGAAAGGATGGGAAAATATCACTGGCTACAGACGCGTTGAGAGACATTCCATCACCCTTCTCAAACATAACAACCTTAATTAAAAACTTCGCAGCAGTCGGGCTAACACCAAAAGACCTAACGGTGTTATCAGGCGCACACACCATTGGAATCGGACACTGCAACATCATCCAAAGGAGGTTGTACAACTTCACCGGAAAGGAAGACACCGACCCCAAGATAGCACCAGGATACGCAACGTTCTTGAAGTCAAAGTGCCCCCAAAGAGTGGGTGACTTGATATCAGTAGTGCCCATGGACGCCTACACACCAAAGGCATTCGACGTTAAGTACTTCACAACGGTGTCCCAAAAAGCAGGACTATTCTCGTCTGACGCAGCTCTTTTGGATGACTCCTCCACAAAATCCTATCTACTTTCTCAAGTGTACTCCGGTGGAGCTACCTTTGGCAAAGATTTTGCAGTCTCCATGACTAAACTCATCAAGATCGGTGGCACTCAGGGTGAAATCAGGAAGACTTGTGGTGCTGTTAATTCTTACTATTAA